The sequence AGCGGGGTACGGCTGACCGGCGACGTGGATTTCGAGTCGGCCTCCAAGATAGCTTCCTACATTACGCCGGTGCCGGGCGGGGTGGGCCCGATGACCCGGGCCATGTTGCTGAAGAACACGGTGAAGGCGGCGGGGCTGAACCGATTGAAATCGAAACATTAATATTGCGGAGATCAGGATGAACAAAAATATCTTTTTCCGGAGGCTTGCTCTTATTTTAGCCATCGGGACTTTAGTGAAGTCCCCGGCCCCGGCCCAGCCAAAACCGGCGCCGCAACTGCTGGATCTGTATTCCATCGGTTTTCCGGCCTGGGATTATCAGCCCGCCGCCTGGAATATCAACGTGCTGAAGATATTCGACAATAAGCTGTATCTGGGCTATGGAGATGCCACAATAAATACCGGACCCACCGATGTGATCTATTACGATCTGGAATCAAAGAAATTTGTCAAGGAATTTACGGTTGACGATGAGGGAATTTACCAATATCAGGTGATTGACGGGAAATTGGTCATCCCCGGCGTAGATGCCACCGAGGAATGGGATTTCGGGAATATCTATGTGCTGGACAAATCCGGATGGGTGAAACACCGTTCCATTACAAAGGGCATCCATGTATTCGACGCCGTTTCTTATAAAAACAAATGGTACGTAGGCACCGGAAATTATTCCGAATTTACCAAGGAAGAGACTTTTGCCTTCGGGGCCATCCTCGGCTCGGCCGACAGCTGCAAGACCTGGAAATACGAATACATAACTCCGTGCGATAAAAACGGGGTTTACCGGATCAGCGCTTTAATATCATATAAAGACAAGCTTTATGCCTTTCCCTATGCCTATGTCGGATATTCTTTGGAGGAAGTCCCGGCGGAATACCGCCAATATTTAGGCAAACCCTATGTGGAGGACGGGAAGGAGTACTATCTGGTTTCCATCGACAACGCTTTCGGGAACACCGACGCCGTCTGCTATAACGGCAGTTTATGGCAACCGGCCGACCTGGTCCCTGACCCCCAGGCCTACCACACCCGCCCGGTTGTTTTCCGGGATAAACTTATCCTTTCCGTTATTTCCGGCAAATATATAAGTTCTGTTTCGGACTATATCGAACAAAAGGGAAAGCTTCCGGACAACGTCAAGACTTCGCTGTATGTTTTTGACGGGCTGAAAACCGAAAAACTGACTTTCGCATACGAGCTGATCCGGGATATTCTGCCCAAGCAGGACAAATTGTATATACTGTATTTCAACAAAGGGCAGAACCTGATAGCCGAGACCACCGACCTTAAAACCTGGAAATATTACCTGTTGCCGGCCTCTGTTAAGAAACCTTTGTCCATAGAAACTGACGGCAATGTGTTTTACGTGGGCGCCGCGGACGGAAATGTCTTCAGGGCCGCTCTAAATGCTCAAGTCACAAGCGGAACAGCAGCCGGCAGGCTGCCGGTAAAATTCTATGGCGCGGCCGAGACTGCCAAAGAGGCCCAAAGATACTGGGCGGCCGTGACCGGATGGAAGACCCTGGGCCGGGCGGCAAAGTATTCCTGCGAGATAAAAACGGACAACGCCATCGAAATTAAAACCGATAACCTTTCGGGCCTCATCGTTTACCTGCCTTTGGACCTGGTGGACAAGTCAAAACTACTGACGCTTGAGATAGACGGCCAGCAGATCTTTAAAGACAAATCCTCGGGGTTCTCCAGTTTTGACCTGTCCCTGAAGAACGGCAAATGGCGGGCTGCCAAGGGGAATAAAACTCCAGGGTCCTTCAAAACAAAAGACATCGTGGTCGGCCGGGCGGGGTCGGACCTATCCCGGAAAGGCGACGATCCGGAAACTGGCAACTGGCAGGCCGATGTTATCAAATGGGCAGGCAAGACCGATATCGCCCTGGTCACCCGCGGGTCGGTGCGAAAAGATATCCGGAAGGGCGATATAACGGCTGCCGACGTTTACAACCAAAATTACCGCAACACCATTTGCATATTCAAAGCCAAGGGGGCGGACATCAGGAGAATGCTGGAATACAACATCAAACAGCCGGCGAGAGGCGACAAGATCCAGGTCTCCGGGTTTGACTTTGCCTATAATGCCGCCAAGGATCCGCAGAAGAACGTCATCACCGCCTTACGGCTTGCCCCGGACAAAGAATATTCGGTCGCCACCTCAAACTATATAGTGCAAGAGGCAAAAAATATAGTAGGAGACGAAATCAAGGCCGAAGATACGTATCAAAGCGTGATCGAGGCCACCATCAAATGGCTGCAGGAAAACAAGAAGATCGGCGCCATATCTCCGAGGATAAAGATCAATAAGCTTGACTGATCATAGCTAAATGCCCGACGATAAACAGATAATCCTTTCGGTCAGCCAGCTCAACGCCCAGGTGCGGCGGGTGCTGGAGTCCTCCATACCCAGGCTGTGGGTCAAGGGCGAGGTCTCCAACATGACGGCCCATTCCTCCGGCCACTTGTACTTCAGCTTAAAGGACGGCGGGGGGCAGGTGCGCTGCGTGATGTTCAAGACCGCCGCCCAGTCGCTGCTGCTGCTGCCTCAGGATGGGATGCAGTGCCTGGCCCTGGCCGACGTTACTCTATACGAGCGCTCCGGGCAGTATCAGCTCAATGTCCAGCAGCTCCAAATAGCGGGACAGGGCGAACTGGCTTTGGCCTTTGAACGTTTAAAAAACAAGCTTTTTCAGGAAGGCTTGTTCGATCCCGAACACAAGCGGCCCATCCCAAAATATCCTTCGGCCATCGGCCTGGTCACCTCGCCCACCGGGGCGGCCCTGCGCGACATCGTCAAAGTCATCAAGCGCCGCTGGCCGCTGTGCCGGATGATCCTGTGCCCGGTGCCGGTGCAGGGCCTGGGGGCCGGGGACAAGATCGCCGAGGCCATCAGACAGTTCAACGATTTCGGCCAGGTCCAGTTTTTGATCGTGGGCCGGGGCGGCGGCTCGGCCGAGGACCTGTGGGCCTTCAACGAAGAGGCGGTGGCCCGGGCCATCTATGAATCCAGGATCCCGGTGATCTCGGCGGTGGGGCACGAGGTGGATTTCACCATCGCCGATTTTGTGGCCGACCTCAGGGCGCCCACCCCTTCGGCCGCGGCCGAACTGGCGGTGCCCGACCTGGCCGAGGTCAGATCAAACCTTTTGGATTCCGGCTCCAGGATCAAGAACGCCCTGTTATGGCTGGCTTCCCAGTGCCGGCAGCGGCTGGAGGCCATCGGCCGCAGTTACGGAATGATGCGGCTGGCCGACATAGTGGAGCAGAAATCGCAGCAACTGGCCCGGACCCAAAAGCAATTGGGTGCGGTACTGGCCTGGCAGGTCGGGTCATTGAAAATAAAATTAGACGGATTAAGCCAATCCCTGGCGGCCCTCGGTCCTGGCTCGGTGCTGGCCCGGGGCTATAGCATCTGCCGCGATCAAAATGGCAAGATAATCAAAGATTCAAGATACCTGAACCCGGACGATGACCTAACCGCAGAGTTTTCCCGGGGATGGGCTAAAACGATAGTTAAGGAGACGGGCCGATGAAAACCGCAAAAAAAAGCCAGCCGAAGGATTTCAAACTGGAGGCAGCCTTGAAAAGGCTAGAACAGATCGTAGAGAAACTGGAATCCGGCGAAGTGGAGATAGACCAGGCTTTGGGCCTGTATCAGGAGGGGATGGAGCTTTTAGGCCAGGCCAAAGCCGCCTTAAACGAGGTGAATTTCAAGATCAAAAAACTTACCCTGACCGGCCAGGGGGAATTTAAAACCGAAGCAATGAAATTGGAGGAAGGTTCTAATGACCAAGAGTAAAACCCAAAAAGCCAAAACGGCAAAAGCCAAGATCCCCCTGAAGACGGTTGTCAAAAAGACTGCCGGCAAACGGCCGGCCAAGCCGGTGAGCAGGAAAACGACCAAGCCCGCCGTCAAGAAGGCGGCCAAACCAACCGTCAAAGCCAGGCCGCCCCAAAACACAGAATTATCCGGGCTTTTGGAAGAAGTGAAAAAGCGCAAGGAAAGCGTCCGCCAGTATCTTAAGCTGAAGGACCGGCCCGACAAGTTCCTGCCCGAGGATATCTACCGCGGAATGCACAGCTATCTGGGGATCGGCGGCAAATCCTTAAGGCCGGCGGTCTGCTTGCTGTGTTGCGGGGCGGTGGGCGGGGACGAGGACAAGGCCCTGCCGGCGGCGGCGGCCATCGAGGTCTACCACACCTGGACCCTGGTGCACGACGACATCATAGACCGGGACAAGCTGCGCCGGGGCGCGGCCACGGTGCACGAGGAACTGACCCAGCGGGCGGCCAAGCGGCTGGGGCTTAAGGGCGAGGAAGCCAGCCACTACGGCACCTCCATGGCCATCCTGGCCGGAGACCTGCAGCAGGGCTGGACTATCGCCCTTTTAACCGAACTGGTGCGGGAGCGGGGGGTGAACCCCATCCTGGTGCTGCAGCTGATCCTGGACCTGGAGATAGACGTCCAGTCGGCCCTGATCGAGGGCGAAGCCCTGGACGTCCAGTATTCCAAGATGCCGCTGGAATCCTTGAACGAAGAAAAGATTCTGTCCATGCTCTGGAAGAAGACCGGGGCCCTTTACCAGTTCGCCGGCAAGGCCGGGGCCATGATCGGAATAGACCAGCCCAACCACAAGCACCCCTACGTGGAGGCCCTGTCCCAATTCACCTCCAACTGCGGGATGGCCTTTCAGCTCCAGGACGACATCCTGGGAATCTTAGGAAACGAGAAGACCCTGGGCAAGCCGGTGGGTTCGGACATCCGGGAAGGCAAGCGGACGGCAATAGTCTATCATGCCCTGAACGCGGCCTCCCGCTCCGAAAGGAGTTTGATCCTGAAGACCCTGGGCAATCCCAAGGCCACCCCGGCCCAGGTCAAAAGCGTTACCCAGCTGTTCGTGAAACTGGGCGGCATCGAGCATGCTGCCGAACTGGCCCAAAAATACGTGCGCCGGGCTATCACCGCGTTAGAGCCGCTGCCGGAAACAGAGTACAAGCAGCTTCTGATGCAGTGGGCCGATTATATGGTCAACCGGGAATTTTAACGAAGCCGGTTTGCTGTTTACCGTTTATTGTTCGCTGTTCACTGTTAATTGGTTTTCTGCCTTGCAGATGAAGTAATCAACCCAATAAACTGTTCACTGTTCATTGTTCATTGTTCATTGTTCACTGTTCATTGTTCATTGTTCACTGTTCATTGTTCATTGTTCATTGTTCACTGTTCATTGTTCACTGTTCACTGTTCATTGTTCATTGTTCATTGTTCATTGTTCATTGTTCATTGTTCATTGTTCATTGTTCACTGTTCATTGTTCACTGTTCATTGTTCATTGTTCATTGTTCATTGTTCATTGTTCACTGTTCACTGTTCATTGTTCACTGTTCATTGTTCATTGTTCATTGTTATAATGCCGTTTTGGGAGATCCTACATAACAAAATGCTCTGGGCCGTGGCCGTCAGCGGTATTTCCACCCAGGTATTGAAGGCCTTCGCCTCGGTCATCTGGGAGGGCCGGCTCAACTGGCGGCGGACCCTGGAGCCCGGCGGAATGCCCAGCTCGCACGCCGCTTCCTCGGCCACCATGGCCACCATGATAGGCTTAAGCTCCGGGTTCGACAGCTGGCTTTTCGCCTTGTCTTGCTATGCGGCCTTTGTGGTGATGTACGATGCGGCCGGGGTGCGGAGGGCGGTGGGCCGCCAGGCCATGGTATTAAACCAGATGCTGGGAAGCCGTAACCTTAAAAAAAG comes from candidate division TA06 bacterium and encodes:
- the xseA gene encoding exodeoxyribonuclease VII large subunit, which translates into the protein MPDDKQIILSVSQLNAQVRRVLESSIPRLWVKGEVSNMTAHSSGHLYFSLKDGGGQVRCVMFKTAAQSLLLLPQDGMQCLALADVTLYERSGQYQLNVQQLQIAGQGELALAFERLKNKLFQEGLFDPEHKRPIPKYPSAIGLVTSPTGAALRDIVKVIKRRWPLCRMILCPVPVQGLGAGDKIAEAIRQFNDFGQVQFLIVGRGGGSAEDLWAFNEEAVARAIYESRIPVISAVGHEVDFTIADFVADLRAPTPSAAAELAVPDLAEVRSNLLDSGSRIKNALLWLASQCRQRLEAIGRSYGMMRLADIVEQKSQQLARTQKQLGAVLAWQVGSLKIKLDGLSQSLAALGPGSVLARGYSICRDQNGKIIKDSRYLNPDDDLTAEFSRGWAKTIVKETGR
- a CDS encoding 5'-nucleotidase C-terminal domain-containing protein, which codes for MNKNIFFRRLALILAIGTLVKSPAPAQPKPAPQLLDLYSIGFPAWDYQPAAWNINVLKIFDNKLYLGYGDATINTGPTDVIYYDLESKKFVKEFTVDDEGIYQYQVIDGKLVIPGVDATEEWDFGNIYVLDKSGWVKHRSITKGIHVFDAVSYKNKWYVGTGNYSEFTKEETFAFGAILGSADSCKTWKYEYITPCDKNGVYRISALISYKDKLYAFPYAYVGYSLEEVPAEYRQYLGKPYVEDGKEYYLVSIDNAFGNTDAVCYNGSLWQPADLVPDPQAYHTRPVVFRDKLILSVISGKYISSVSDYIEQKGKLPDNVKTSLYVFDGLKTEKLTFAYELIRDILPKQDKLYILYFNKGQNLIAETTDLKTWKYYLLPASVKKPLSIETDGNVFYVGAADGNVFRAALNAQVTSGTAAGRLPVKFYGAAETAKEAQRYWAAVTGWKTLGRAAKYSCEIKTDNAIEIKTDNLSGLIVYLPLDLVDKSKLLTLEIDGQQIFKDKSSGFSSFDLSLKNGKWRAAKGNKTPGSFKTKDIVVGRAGSDLSRKGDDPETGNWQADVIKWAGKTDIALVTRGSVRKDIRKGDITAADVYNQNYRNTICIFKAKGADIRRMLEYNIKQPARGDKIQVSGFDFAYNAAKDPQKNVITALRLAPDKEYSVATSNYIVQEAKNIVGDEIKAEDTYQSVIEATIKWLQENKKIGAISPRIKINKLD
- the xseB gene encoding exodeoxyribonuclease VII small subunit, with product MKTAKKSQPKDFKLEAALKRLEQIVEKLESGEVEIDQALGLYQEGMELLGQAKAALNEVNFKIKKLTLTGQGEFKTEAMKLEEGSNDQE
- a CDS encoding divergent PAP2 family protein, with protein sequence MLWAVAVSGISTQVLKAFASVIWEGRLNWRRTLEPGGMPSSHAASSATMATMIGLSSGFDSWLFALSCYAAFVVMYDAAGVRRAVGRQAMVLNQMLGSRNLKKRAQGLQIKELLGHTPIEVVAGCILGIFWGLVFHYLIG
- a CDS encoding polyprenyl synthetase family protein, coding for MTKSKTQKAKTAKAKIPLKTVVKKTAGKRPAKPVSRKTTKPAVKKAAKPTVKARPPQNTELSGLLEEVKKRKESVRQYLKLKDRPDKFLPEDIYRGMHSYLGIGGKSLRPAVCLLCCGAVGGDEDKALPAAAAIEVYHTWTLVHDDIIDRDKLRRGAATVHEELTQRAAKRLGLKGEEASHYGTSMAILAGDLQQGWTIALLTELVRERGVNPILVLQLILDLEIDVQSALIEGEALDVQYSKMPLESLNEEKILSMLWKKTGALYQFAGKAGAMIGIDQPNHKHPYVEALSQFTSNCGMAFQLQDDILGILGNEKTLGKPVGSDIREGKRTAIVYHALNAASRSERSLILKTLGNPKATPAQVKSVTQLFVKLGGIEHAAELAQKYVRRAITALEPLPETEYKQLLMQWADYMVNREF